The DNA sequence TAATGCCGCAAGTGTTATTGGATTTATCGGCCCGCAACAAGGTTTACTTGATTTGACAAGTATTAACGAGAGATTAAATAAAGCTAAAGAAAGCGGTCTTAATGTTACACAATTCTAGTATGGAAGAAACAAAGTATGATTTATTATCAGTTGGAGACGTCGCGCTAGATACGTATTTAGTGCCTCAAGAAAGTGACACTTTATGCATGGTTGACAGCAAAGAATCACTGATATGTTTTTCGTATGGAGATAAAATACCTGTGAAGTCACTTAGTATTTCCGTCGGAGGTAATGCGGGCAACAATGCCGTCGGGGTTTCTCGTCTCGGTTTAAAGGTCGGTTTAGTGTCAACACTTGGCGGAGATAGTATTGGCAACCAGATTCTTGAGAAATTAAACAAAGAAGGCGTTGATCTGACGTATACGATTAGGCAAGAAAATGCTTTGACCAATTCGTCAACAATTCTCAGTTATCAAGGCGAAAGAACGATTTTTACTTACCATGCACCAAGAAGCTATGAGTTTCCGGTAACGTTGCCGCAAGTTGGCTGGGTTTATCTCACGTCGATGGGCGAGAGTTTCAGACCATTTTATAATCATTTTTTGGATTATCTGAAAACAAAGCCGGATACTAAATTGGCTTTTAATCCCGGAAGTAGACAGCTTCGCGCATTAAGCGACATTACTGAAGCGATTAAGCTTACACATATGATATATGTCAACAAACAGGAAGCGCAAAAAATTACAGGGTACGAAGAAAACGATATCAAGGAACTATTAATAAGACTTAATAGTCTTGGGCCAAAAATTGTCGTTATTACGGCAGGATCCGATGGATCTTATGTGTATGATGGAAATATATTTTTGAAATCCGGTGTACTACCTGTTGATGCATATGAAAGGACGGGGGCGGGCGATGCTTTTGGCAGTGGATGTATTTCGGCAATAATAAAGGGTAAGACTTTGGAAGAAGCTTTGCTTTGGGGGACAGTCAATAGTGCAAGTGTCATTGGCTACATTGGACCACAACAAGGACTTCTTCGGGAAGAAGATATACCTCTTTGGATGGAGAGAGCAAAAAGCAGTGGAGTAAGGGTGGAGGAGTTCTAACGGTTTGTAATGTTTAGAGTTAAATAGACTAAATCAAATTCGTTCTCTTGGCCACTGAAAGACGAAAAACCGACTTCTTTTGTGACCAACTTCGTCTATTCTAGCTTCGTTTTTCAGTAAGTCGGCTTTTACTAAAACGCTTGGCCCCTTGATTGTTTGTGCTCCATTATCGACATCTTGTAACATTGCCGAAAATCCTCCTCCAATATCTAAACCGGCGATATGCCATGATGCATATCCTTTCTTTTCTCTTATTTCATCGAGTGCTTTCAGACCACCTTTGATACCTTGTATACCTGCTTGATTTTTACTTTCAATTACAAAATATCTTTTTTGATTATTCATGTCTAAAAAGTATCCCATAGCGTTCCAATCATTTTTTAATTCACGGAAATTGTCAGAATCAGCCAAATTCGCCCAATTCTTGTTATTTGCAACAAACATCGTTTGCTCTGCGTTCTTACCGTCATTAATTTGTTGTTTGAGTTCATCTAATGGCAAAATGTTGAATCCACCATTAACCATGGAGAAGCCACCTGCAAAGTTTTCCAGTCCTTTGGTTGGGGGAGAAAAGTCTTTAATTAATTTTCCGTCCCTTGCAAGACCCAAGTAAGGCGTTTCTTCTGGTGACGATATGTCTGCGACTGTGGGATTAAGTATTAGATGGTAGTTTGTTCTGTCTTCTTTTTTTAGTTCATGTGCTTT is a window from the Candidatus Woesebacteria bacterium genome containing:
- a CDS encoding carbohydrate kinase family protein, with product MEETKYDLLSVGDVALDTYLVPQESDTLCMVDSKESLICFSYGDKIPVKSLSISVGGNAGNNAVGVSRLGLKVGLVSTLGGDSIGNQILEKLNKEGVDLTYTIRQENALTNSSTILSYQGERTIFTYHAPRSYEFPVTLPQVGWVYLTSMGESFRPFYNHFLDYLKTKPDTKLAFNPGSRQLRALSDITEAIKLTHMIYVNKQEAQKITGYEENDIKELLIRLNSLGPKIVVITAGSDGSYVYDGNIFLKSGVLPVDAYERTGAGDAFGSGCISAIIKGKTLEEALLWGTVNSASVIGYIGPQQGLLREEDIPLWMERAKSSGVRVEEF